Genomic DNA from Geotrypetes seraphini chromosome 7, aGeoSer1.1, whole genome shotgun sequence:
GAGACAGAAACTTGGAGTGGAGCTctggcagtggagaagaaataGGCTGTGAGGGTGACAGGAACTCAGAGAGGGAGCATGCGCTGTAATGGGGGAAGAGAACTGAGAGAAAAATACATAATTTGGGAAATAAGAGTAAGAGCAGACAGGAGGAAGTATTTGCTGGGGGTATTTGGCAATGGTGGAGGTGGCTTGGgggtgcagggagagagaaagaaagacagaaagatagggagcaggaaggcagaaaaaagaaagggggcagggagagaaagaaagaaggggtagggagagtgaaagaggaagaaaaattttgGGGAGGAAATGGaatgtgtcgggtggcagggggaaggcagggagagaagaagaaaaagttggactcatggaagggaCAGAATGGAattaggtctggaggagaggaagcatgcaggagacagaaaagggaagaaatattggatgcatagtcagaaggaagtgcaaccagagactcatgaaatcaccagacaacaaaggtaggaaaaatgattttattttcaatttagtgatcaaaatgtgtcagttttgagaatttatatctgtggtctatatttttcactatggccccctttttctaactgcaatagtgttttttagtgcagggagcctatgagtgtcgggagcagtgcggggcattcagtgcagctccctgcactaaaaaccgctatcgcttcccctcttgcaatccTCCTCTCTTGCATTCCtcccctcttgcaatccagtcttcctcagtctccattaAAGCAGGTAGTAAGACTAATTTGGCTCCCCTtttagtactgttggaattttgttttggactcctgggttccccttttgtgccagatagagcttggacgggtcctgtttgttactgaggtgacattgcatattttaaagtcatctgccttgacctctttgaaaaaaaacctgaatataaattataattaacattttctctacgtacagtgtgctttgtgcttttttttaaattttattgttggtagatcattttgacttggtcattttaaaagtagcccgcaagccaaaaaaagtgtgggcacccctgccttatgcTATAAGTTTATTCTTCTGCTTCATTTTATTTTCCCAAAGAATAAAGGTGTTTGGTTTTATTTATGGGCATACTCTTCTCTTTCAATTTTACATTTCTTTCAAGGGGCTCACTACTTAAAAGGTTATTCTAATGTAGCAGGATAGCCACCAAATAAGTTTTGGTCTGATGCATGTATGGGTTTGTGATATCCTATAAATTTGTAAAGCTGTAAATGATGAAACAGTGTAGTTCAAAAtgggttttatttatatatttatcagCTTTGTACAGTGTAATGAAACAAGAATGTAAACTCTATTGAGTacggattgtctcttacatgttaatgtacagtgctgcatatggcATGCAGCTCTAtggaaatgataagtaatagtagtaagATAATTCTGCATCAACAAATACATTCATATCCACACATCAAAAACCaccattcttaaaaaaaatagaagaaaagaacaaactttcaaaaattttaaaacacacacATCTACTTAAAAAAAGCTGACTAAAAAAATCTTATTTTGTTAGTCaccagaaacaaaacaaaacaatgagacTTTAATTCTATTAGAGCAAACAATTTGACCCCATTCTTTTAtgtgattaaaataaaaaaaaacaagttacAAAAAGTTCACGCATGTAACTTTTGTAGATTGCTTATGAGCCCATGACACAAAAAATCAGCCATTCTTAACATTTTGGATCTGCTATTTTAGTCACCTTTACCATTTACATATAATATTCATCGTTTAGCACTCTTCAGTATACATTTTTAACGTTTAATAAAACATGTTAATTTTTGTTGTGCATCTGTAGGGGTTTAAACCTGTCACTCCAGTAGAGCCAGCACCATTGATATTTGCCACGCCAACTAAATTAGTCACAGAACATGGTTCACGTGGTTCCCTCCAAATGTCAAGTTACCTGGGAAAGAACAAAGTCCCTGAGCTACAAAAATTCTTCCAGGTATTCTTCTAGTATGTTCTACAAGTTGTGCTTGAATGTTTTCATTTTGAAGAAACAAATGTAAGGTTTGGACAGCAGAACACATTGTTCTAATAGGGGATAATGGTGTTTAACAAGTCACTTTTCTTGCCTAGCAAATAATTTTGTAATGTCCTCTGTTCTATATGTTATCATTCATTTTGCATTCTTTAGTGCAGTGGGTTTGGTAGGGGGTGTCAAACATGAGGCTTGTGGGTTGTGTCAGATGTGTAAAAGTCTTTTACCTGGTCCCTGAGGCAGGAAGCCATCTCCGGTGTACTCTTACAGGATGCCTTCTTTCTGGATCTTCTGCTCATTCTTCCGGTACCTACTAAAATCAAGTGCTACTTCTGTCACTGACACACTTGAATTTGGATAAATCACTTTCTATCCCATTGCCTAGGACATCCATTTAGATGTAAGCTCTTTTGGGCAGGGTGTGTTGTACCTAAATTCTTATTACTATACTGTAGTGCAAAAATACAATACAGCGATAAGTAATTAGTTCATTCTTTAATTCTATCTGCTCTCGACTACTGTAAAATCATTTACTTGGCATCTTATAAGAAAATCTTAAATTGTATttgtttaatacaaaatacagcagtgcgATTGATTTTTAGGTTCAAAAAATGTGACCATGTGAGTCCTTTCTATCAACgactccattggttgccatttgaagtgagaattttgtttaaatttggctgtatctGCTTTAAAGCCCTGTTTGGTTTGGCTCCAGGATACTATCCTCCCAATTTAAGTTATATAAGTTGAATAAAAATACTCAAAATAACTGTTTGTTTATGTATCCATCTGTAAAAGTTTGTCATTATAAgagatttgaacataagaactctTTTcacttgagaagaggagacttagaggggatatgatagagacttacaagattatgaagagTAGAGTagatagagagagtagagagggactgattcttcaaactttcgaaaaataaaagaacaagagggcattcggaaaagttgaaaggggacagattcaaaacgaatgctaggaagttcttctttacccaacgtgtgatggacacctggaatctgcttccagaggacgtaatagggcagcgtACAGCActgaggttcaagaaaggattggacaatttcctgctggaaaaggggatagaggggtatagatagaggattactgttcaggccctggacttgttgggccgccgcgtgtgcggactgctgggcacgatggaattcaggtctgactcagtggaggcactgcttatgttcttatgttccacaaGCTCAATCATATTATGCTTTCAGAAAGTTGTTGAAAACttacttgtttgataagtttgtgaCATGATTATTGTTGTATCCCTGTTTACATGTatgtttcactgattgtacattCCTTGGttgtgaaccgcctggaactcatggttgggcggtatacaagaataaagattattattaataatatgtAAGTATTAAGAATTAGAAACCAAAACATTCTTACctaattttctatttctttattcTCTCCTGTTGAAATTGTAGAGTATTTTTTGTAGATCAGTAAATCATggagtaaaaaacaaacaaactagagCTAATATTAATACCTACATAGAACTTTAGAACtacagtcatggtacatgggcttgtcgtgccactggggccTGCACACAtctgaagctgaaagctatgctatCGGtaatttcactaccagcagggcctcacaaggtggacaggtttcagtggagatgttaGACTAACTAGACGACCTAGATGAACTACTAGCTATTATAAGCAACCTGTCTGTAAACCACAAATAAATCATCATCCTATGAGATTTCAATTTTGTGGACTACCCAGAACTCACCGGTACCCGAGACTTCACCAAGTCACTGTTTGATGTTGCATTTATCCAAGTCCACTCCTCCACACATTCCTCCGGGAACACACTTGACTTGATCTAATCAACCACAAATCAACCCCACCAGTCAACATTCTGGTCCCCTGGACCTACCACCATATAATCACGTTCAACCTTCACATTAAGGCCAAAGGGACTGCAGACCAATCAACATCACAAAAAACAACCACACTTAACCCCAAATCAGTCAACCTTCACACTTTTTCCCTTGGCATCTCTAAAGACCTAAACACAGGTCCCACGACCAACTCCCTAGAGGAGAAAGCACTGGTGTGGCACACAGGCATAAAAACACTCTATGAGGAATTAGCAAAAGTCAAGGAAACCAAAATGAACACAAGATCTTTCTCATCCCCCTGGTTTACAGAAAGTCTGAGTGAACTAAAAAGAAGagtcaggaaagcagaaaaaacttGGTGCAAAACACATAGCACTGAGAACAAATCTACTTGGGAAAAGCCTTCTGCAAGAGTACAAACTAGTGACACTCGAAACAACCTAATGAACTCCTACTGTAACTCAAATACCACCCCTAGTACAACTTAAATAGCTACCTAacagggttagattcactaagggcacagatcTGATCATGAGGGATCCGATCTGTgtctgggggctgattcatgaatcgccctcatgcaaatgagggtgattggaatcatgcccccaaccgactgaATTGGATTGCTTAACAGCGATCCTTGAGCACGCGCAGACCATCTTTAGATGGTCtttgcatgcgctggccctccatgcccggcagagcaggaagcttcttctttttttgctttttttttcttcccaagctcgtggttttaacccgctttaagtcCGCAGGTTAAAAcaacgggcttgcactgcggggatgGGCAGGAGATCagagctgagagcaggagatcagggctgagagcaggagatcggggcaggcaggagtttggggcagagagcagaaaaacatggcagagagcagggcggcagaaggcagggcagttggaaaggacctgagtgactggtcctcagcagtcgcttatttttggatcggtcagcccagtcggtgtccctctttttttttttttttttagtgaatcactgcctgcctgcatttaaatgccattccccctcatttgcaagcgcggatcagaggatgatcgggacagaggtaagtgaattgggtcggagggaaattgggtcgcaaaggagtcgctaagtggtcagaagttgatcggtagtgaatctagccctgtatGGACACTCCTAATACTACTTAAATATGCTACCTACTTAACTCAAATGTTACTCCCATAGCACTTCCAATATAACTTAAGTGTGCTCCCACGGGAACACAAATGCTATACTATCAACCATGTTTAGACCTGTAACACAAAGCTGTACTACCTTTTTGTTATGTATGTATTTGAAATACAATCAACTATGGTATGTCCGCTAAGTCTTTATCATTTAAGTCATGTTCTGTcggtgaatgtactcttgtaacccattctgggctcctttgggaggacgggctaaatgaataaataaataaataacgatgtaccacccatctgagcAACAGTAGATTGGCAATGTTGAGGATCGTGTTTGATACGACATTGGCaataacatcaaatttatactgcaaaGAAGAAAGGCCAGGCAATcttcttctgtattctgccatgaaaacttgttatcaagttgctaggagtcaaacatgagtcaatggcacttaACCAACAGAATTTTAGTGCCCCATATTCAGAAAATGCTAAGTGCCTAAATTAGGCTCATAAATTAGGCTCATAAATCTGTGCCGTTTTCAGCCAAATTTAGAAGCATCAGATTTCAGCTGAAAATTTCAATTTAATGTAGGAGCTTAAAAGTTATTCTTATAAATTTAGTTTTGCCATTCGTTTGTctagatttatgagcctaatTTATGAACCTAGTGTTAAGCTCCCAGCTTCTTTTCCCTACCCCTGTTGCCACCCACTtcttatgctcctaaatttaagagTCAAGTAAAAAATTATGCACTCAATCTTAGTAAACTTTCAAAAACTCCAAATTATGAACATAACTCTCAAAGAGGCCCTTGTACTAAGCTGTGGGtagcactaatgtgtgcttattgCAGGCTAAAAAGCCCTACCTTGGGGCACACACAGGTGACTTGCAATATTTGCATGTGTACGtactatgaaggggtgctgaaaagttctcagcccaaccaaccaacttcctaaattctgagtgttgttTTGACAGCGTTTCATATCACTCATTAAACCATATCCATGTTGTTCTTtttttgattgggctgagaaacCTTTCAGCATCCCCCTTGTGCTCACAcgctaaaaacaaaaaactctggGGCACGTTTCATGAGGTGGAAAGTGGACACAGTTATGCTTTCAGTTAGTGCATGGGCATTGCTAAATGCTGATTAGCGCAGGATTAGCATGTAatcccttactgcctacaaaataggtgtcagtaagcgCTTACATAGTAATGAGAAAATTAACACATTATTTCAGAAATAGGAAATTTGGCTATTTACCTGCAATTATAAAAGCAGCCTTAGCACACAAAAAAGACCTGTGCTGAGGATAGTGCAGGTTATCTCTaagtgctgcttagtaaaagggccccaaagttagcattagggttaccagatttttcgtttggaaaatccagacccctagacctgccccaaccccgcccccatctgcctgcatgtgacatcatcgcgtggcatccacacatgcgtggatgtgctcctgcccgacagtgatttgttccaaacttttcaaaacaaagtgctgggttttgaaaagccgtctgaatcccaggacatgtccggggaaatttgGACATCTGGTAATAAATCGTTTGAATTTCAGGCCCATAGCAATTAGTGGTGTATAAGGAATCATAAATATGATGCCACTTTAAACATTAATTAATGGAATAGGTTGAGAATATATGTTGCTTTCCAGATCATCAGAAAATAATTTGGAGCTGCACCACACATAAGATATCTCATGCTTTGGTGTGTTTGGTGTTTGGGTCCTTTACACAGATATTTTTTGTGATCAATGAAACACACTCCTACTTTAAAGCACTCTTTATTTTTTAGAcagcggattgtgaaaaatgtcTTCATACCCTTGTATTTTTACAATATGATAATTTTGCCTATGCTCATTCTCCGATGTATGTCTATTCACTTCAGATACCTGTAACTAGCTGTAGGGTCATCAGACAGGCTTTAGCACCTCTGGTCCTTTGAGCGACCCCTGTGGCTAATGTTTGTTATTGGTTTTTAATTTTAGAGACCAGATGGGTTACCAGTTTATCTGAAAGGAGGATATTCAGATAAATTGCTCTACCGGATTACCATGGCATTGACAATTGGAGGTGCCATCTATTCTTTGGTTGCTCTCTTCATGGCAGCTCAGCCTCAGAAGAAATAGGAAATGAACCTTCACTATTGGATATATTTAATGATTGGGCAATATTGCAATGAATTGATCATTGTTTAACAAGCTTTTAATTTATACCTTGTGAATCAATTGTGAGTGTATAGCAGTATTTTTCATGTAAAAGTATTGTGTATGCAATTTATGTTTTTGTTAAAATTAGATGAATGAGTTTGATTATACATGTTTTCTTGATTACAAGTACGCAATAATCAGAGATGTAATATTAAGTGAATATATAATTAATCAACATTTCTTCAAGTAAATGAACAGTAAATGTTGAAAGTGGAGGAGGCAGAAGTTTCTTCCAGAGTTTTGGAAATATCTGATCACGTTATTTAGCTATGATTATGGTAAatttataaagtaaaataaagtaccattttataccacatttgaACTATTTATTGCTTTTCTGCCTCTTGTTTACTGTATTGGGGGCTATAACAAactgtccccctcttttactaatgcgtagtatgggttttagcgccaataactgctccaacactcatagaaattctatgagcattggagcagtcaccgctagtgctgcccgattcacgattcgaatcgattcaccgattcgaataaggtgaatcaatttgaatcgattcaatttaaaaaaaatcggcctcccgttTCAATGGCCGActcttcccccatgccttcctaaagcaggagctgcagcgctgcctcttgctggccatccgctgctgctcctgcttgaagggggagggtcggtcagaaaggcctcccccaacTTGCTCGCTCTTACCTCCTTAccgctaatagggcagcttgcaggctcgctggtgttataacgatccctgcagctgcccgtggccctcagcggcacgttcttcctgctacgtcctgcccctgctctgacgtcaggggcaggatcgcggcagagagaacgtgtcACTGAGGACctcgggcagctgcagggatcgctacaacaccagcgagcctgcaagctgccctattagtgGTAAGGAGGTAAGAGTGGGGAAGGTGCAGGCAGCGGAGGGAGCAGGCGTTCGTTCACGGCgggggaggagaaaatgtgcctttgCGGCGGGGGAAGCAGGCATTCGTTTGCGACAGAGGGGAGCAGGCTTTTGCAGCGTGAGCAGGCCTTCGCGGtagggaggaggagaaaatgtgccttcgcGGGAGAAGGGAGCAGGCCTTCACgcggggaggaagggagaaagtgccttcctggggggagcaggccttcgtggggggaacaggtcttcatggtggggagcaggccttcagggcagggaggcaggcctgtgcagagggaggaggaggaaggagtaagagaggggaggggagatgccagacctggggtaaagggaagagagagaccaaaaagagggggaggaaagcagaggagaggtgttggactaatgaagagagggagagagaaatgcaagaccacaaggggaagggtacaaaagGGACAGATACTGTTCTAAAGTAGGTGGgcaaggtgcaggatggcaggagcaatagtaagagaaagcctgtacctggggaaggggatagaggaggtaaggaagaaagaaagaagaagctgggtatggggagagataagatgctgggcatggagggagtataggaacagggacacagaagagagatgctggatgaaagggtagatgagaaaaggagagagggtggatctgtggatggtgggggtccatcgctgcagctgtggggggatggaaatgaaaaaaaggaaagatgccagacctccaggggaggaaagggaaacagaaggggaagacagagatggaagatggatggttagcacggagaaagaagaaagaaggagagcctgatcagaagacaaccagaccaacatgggaccaacatgattggaaaaatgaccagacaacaaaaggtaggaaaaataattttattttctgttttgtgattacgatatgtcagatttgaaatgtgtatccatCCAGAGCTGTTGTTGGACcgtaaacgtgagctaggatttaatagagagaggaaaattattttttgtttgtttattttgtttacaccacaggaccagtgtgggtaggagagggcaaagggggtaaagaggctataaaataaacccaccaggatgtttggaaaaaaccacccaattgggcaggaaaatcgaatcgaaaaattgattcaataggctgaatcgaatcaaaatttttttttcctgaatcaggcagcactagttgccattgctgccagcactaaaacccaTGCTTATGCGTAGGTAAAAGAGTGTGTGGGGGTTATATTTGCAGAGGTAGGTTTTACAGAGTCTTAATGG
This window encodes:
- the LOC117363276 gene encoding cytochrome c oxidase subunit 7A-related protein, mitochondrial-like; this encodes MYYKFNGITQRLTGSCSHAAYFPQGFKPVTPVEPAPLIFATPTKLVTEHGSRGSLQMSSYLGKNKVPELQKFFQRPDGLPVYLKGGYSDKLLYRITMALTIGGAIYSLVALFMAAQPQKK